The Salvelinus namaycush isolate Seneca chromosome 16, SaNama_1.0, whole genome shotgun sequence genome has a segment encoding these proteins:
- the LOC120060901 gene encoding pleckstrin homology domain-containing family M member 1-like: protein MLATQTPDTGPEAEDVKQWIKEKLAWSLKALQKRYVMTDAVVTSEDGDANLLCSSLEAVFIHGIKSKYVRSKAGGHGRKGGSRGPLPQPVFWSLLKTVTHGDVITELEKLSFVGTDVGRCRAWLRLALNHGLMECYLASLFREDSNLQAHYQPSALLLDPEEREVLLSYLQGLASLVFNLSYKSAVLNEWTTTPLALAGLCPTTQADAVDLPSLTKHKDSWDTVSLSSGGSDTVEVQHGGTRVIGGVSGGRTPLNSSNLSLDTTGSSQLSSSLSSDSLLQGHDPKSPDKEPWPCDLEISARLENDVNAKRPLKDVLADFRESTNSSQDSMHEDSYVSTPGADHLSENTAFSGSDGETQGPFTPLTGSSNPASVGSDQEEPSTKTHVPSEVYSHTEVPSSHSDCVESTATTPHLPVTETPQEKKTEDSAKSTSAPSAHTNLCRTTSVQSRRVSTDSITHSHSWISEDDIYKPHLEELVGPDESLLGFGPALVNGLTSPPPEPETPQSPPSVVHRRQIGLSNPFRGLLKLGHLERRGAVGMWRDYYCELSPFEFRLYLNAEERTCCDNCSLLRCEDARVASAEGRFDLAFPGKRLHLRAANHDEAEDWVDRIAEAVSKFRPLHRLDDHSEVLQSTDSFVILEEPRKSSPSSPSVPTSPERGGTAVEQEQQPPLELDWTRPTVPESDAIKEAVLYLSQDAEARNWTPLVFSLSLETLNSFRVQDGRKVLCCSHPIEGIRDVVPDVSLGGPAFFRVVTARDTLKLRAKSPEEARAWRGIIRGVLDSYLENGENGEPNSPGLATGAWGNVHRLVQHRLKGDGVLLAHLYTVPTEKGLDLQGFKCAGCPKPVGVSRGKARLCEFSGKYYCDACHQGDTIAIPSRMVHNWDLTPREVSRQALELLAQVEHEPLLNLHLLNPNLWEHVEAMAQAHSLRQRLQLVGHYLLTCRSGPCKDIQTRLGLRTYLLESSHLYSVMDLQQIAEGTYVAYLNMLIRFASNHVQQCDLCTQRGYICQICHAGDIIFPFQFDTTARCKECKAMFHATCKAQSSSCPRCMRLQRYLESDLQDCSV, encoded by the exons ATGCTAGCCACACAGACCCCAGATACGGGGCCAGAGGCGGAAGACGTCAAGCAG TGGATCAAAGAGAAGTTGGCGTGGTCACTCAAGGCTCTGCAGAAGCGCTACGTGATGACCGATGCCGTGGTAACCAGCGAGGATGGCGACGCCAACCTGCTGTGCTCTTCTCTGGAGGCCGTCTTTATCCACGGCATCAAGAGCAAATATgtccgctccaaggccggaggaCATGGCAGGAAAGGGGGGTCCCGGGGACCCCTCCCCCAGCCTGTGTTCTGGAGCCTTCTCAAGACGGTCACTCACGG TGACGTGATCACGGAGCTGGAGAAGCTGAGCTTTGTGGGTACGGACGTGGGTCGCTGCCGGGCCTGGCTGCGGCTGGCCCTCAACCACGGCCTGATGGAGTGCTACTTGGCCTCCCTATTCCGTGAGGACTCCAACCTGCAGGCCCACTACCAGCCCTCCGCCCTGCTCCTGGACCCTGAGGAGCGTGAGGTGCTGCTCAGTTATCTCCAGGGCCTGGCCTCCCTGGTCTTCAACCTTTCGTACAAGTCAGCCGTGCTCAACGAGTGGACCACCACCCCACTGGCTCTGGCCGGCCTCTGCCCCACCACCCAGGCCGACGCTGTCGACCTTCCCAGTCTCACCAAACACAAGGATTCTTGGGATACGGTGTCACTGTCGTCCGGCGGGTCGGATACGGTCGAAGTGCAGCATGGGGGGACGAGGGTGATTGGGGGGGTTTCAGGGGGTAGGACCCCTCTAAATTCTTCTAATTTGAGCCTGGACACCACAGGGTCATCTCAGCTCTCCTCCAGCCTAAGCTCAGACAGTCTGCTGCAGGGTCATGACCCCAAGAGCCCAGACAAGGAGCCCTGGCCATGTGACCTGGAGATCTCTGCCAGACTAGAGAACGATGTCAATGCCAAGAGGCCTCTTAAAGA TGTTCTGGCAGACTTCAGGGAGAGTACCAACTCCAGTCAGGATTCCATGCACGAGGATTCGTACGTTTCCACTCCGGGTGCAGACCACCTCTCAGAGAATACGGCCTTCAGCGGTTCTGACGGCGAGACCCAGGGGCCATTCACACCCCTCACTGGCTCCTCTAACCCTGCTTCAGTGGGGTCAGACCAGGAGGAGCCGTCCACTAAGACCCATGTCCCTTCCGAAGTGTACTCGCACACTGAAGTGCCCTCCAGTCACAGTGACTGTGTGGAGAGTACAGCGACAACTCCTCACCTACCTGTCACAGAGACGCCACAGGAGAAAAAGACAGAAGATTCTGCTAAGAGCACCTCTGCGCCTTCAGCCCACACAAACCTATGCCGTACTACCAGTGTGCAAAGCAGGAGGGTGTCTACAGACTCAATCACA CATTCCCACTCCTGGATCTCTGAGGATGACATCTATAAGCCACACCTTGAGGAACTGGTTGGCCCCGATGAGTCTTTACTAGGCTTTGGCCCAGCTCTTGTGAATGGATTGACCTCTCCCCCTCCAGAGCCCGAGACGCCCCAGTCTCCCCCCAGCGTGGTTCACCGCAGGCAGATAG GCCTGTCCAACCCTTTCCGTGGGCTGCTGAAGCTGGGCCATCTGGAGCGGCGGGGCGCTGTGGGCATGTGGCGGGACTACTACTGCGAGCTCTCGCCCTTCGAGTTCCGCCTCTACCTGAACGCAGAGGAGCGCACCTGCTGTGACAACTGCTCCCTGCTGCGTTGCGAAGACGCCCGCGTCGCCTCGGCCGAGGGCCGCTTCGACCTGGCCTTCCCAGGGAAGAGGCTCCACCTGCGGGCAGCCAACCATGACGAGGCAGAGGACTGGGTGGACCGCATCGCAGAGGCCGTCAGCAAGTTCCGCCCGTTGCACCGCCTTGACGACCATTCAGAGGTGCTGCAGTCCACTGACAGCTTTGTCATCCTGGAAGAGCCCCGAAAATCTTCCCCTTCGTCCCCCTCCGTACCCACCAGTCCCGAGCGAGGGGGTACTGCGGTTGAGCAGGAGCAGCAGCCGCCACTTGAGCTAGACTGGACGCGTCCCACAGTCCCTGAGTCAGACGCCATTAAGGAGGCGGTGCTGTACCTATCCCAGGACGCAGAGGCTCGCAACTGGACTCCTCtggtcttctccctctccttggAGACTCTCAACAGTTTCCGGGTACAGGATGGGCGAAAGGTACTGTGCTGCTCCCACCCCATCGAGGGGATACGGGACGTGGTCCCAGACGTTTCTCTGGGGGGACCGGCTTTCTTTAGGGTCGTAACAGCCAGAGATACGCTCAAGCTGAGGGCCAAGAGCCCTGAGGAGGCGCGTGCCTGGAGGGGCATCATCAGGGGAGTCCTGGACTCCTACCTGGAGAATGGAGAGAACGGGGAGCCTAATAGCCCCGGGTTAGCCACTGGGGCATGGGGCAACGTCCACAGACTGGTGCAGCATAGACTGAAGGGGGACGGGGTGCTGCTGGCCCATCTATATACAGTGCCCACAGAGAAGGGGCTGGACCTTCAGGGCTTCAAGTGTGCAG GTTGTCCAAAGCCGGTGGGTGTTTCCCGGGGAAAAGCCAGACTGTGCGAGTTCTCAGGGAAGTACTATTGCGACGCTTGTCACCAGGGTGACACCATCGCCATACCCTCCCGCATGGTGCATAACTGGGACCTCACGCCTCGCGAG GTCTCCAGACAGGCCCTCGAACTGCTGGCTCAGGTTGAACATGAGCCCCTGCTCAACCTTCACCTTTTGAACCCTAACCTGTGGGAGCATGTTGAGGCCATGGCCCAGGCACACAGTCTCAGACAGAGGCTGCAGCTTGTAGGACACTACCTGCTCACCTGCCGCAGTGGGCCATGCAAGGATATTCAGACCAG ACTGGGCCTAAGGACATACCTGTTAGAATCAAGCCATCTCTACAGTGTCATGGACTTACAACAG ATAGCGGAGGGAACATATGTTGCCTACTTGAATATGTTGATCCGGTTTGCCTCCAACCACGTTCAACAATGTGACCTTTGCACCCAGAGGGGCTACATCTGCCAGATCTGTCATGCCGGTGACATCATCTTCCCCTTCCAGTTCGACACCACTGCCAG GTGTAAAGAGTGTAAGGCAATGTTTCACGCAACTTGCAAGGCCCAGTCGTCCTCGTGTCCACGATGCATGCGTCTTCAGAGGTACCTCGAGAGCGATCTGCAGGACTGCTCTGTTTGA